A genomic segment from Phragmites australis chromosome 6, lpPhrAust1.1, whole genome shotgun sequence encodes:
- the LOC133921233 gene encoding RINT1-like protein MAG2 — translation METAAPPPPLPLFPGINPGVRRFLDARFRSAGDLTAAADVEAEIRGRCAELEASVSELSVRLEEAANAYWSSHEAAGSTLRGVRGGLVALKASTSEPGVGEEVEVGTEQMQFEQLPALTSEVARVEMVREYAETALKLDSLVGDMEDAVSSSVTGKFKSLGGNSEKTHHVAIGYLKSIEDLLASVTTTRPQWARLLSAVDHRVDRSLAVLRPQAIVDHRALLSSLGWPPSLTGSSINSGKQAEIMNPLFSMTGDLKSKYSESFLSLCNLQELQKRRKARQLKGHNVDNQPRQPLWVIEELVNPISMAGQRHFSKWAEKPEFVFALAYKIIRDFVDSMDEILQPLVDKAKLIGYSCREEWISGMVIALSTYLMKEIFPKQIELLQESSSSDAGNTPYQARVSWLSLVDLMISFDKRTQDLISSAGLLLTVKDDDNWQRISLLSVFCDRPDWLEVWAEIEKQEILDKLKSAMELEKNWSTRIQGTVVEYDSDNYKSPAITVAIQQGLSLLIDRARPIPSIILRAEFIRMSTLPIISEFLGYMLRRCQEAEGLTALADDNALLKVSQSINAARYFESTLAEWCEDVFFLEMENLPVNGAGGCIFQQEINHLKEFRVEWVDKISTVILRAFDARSRDYLKNKRQWLEKSESSAVSRAFIDSLDYMQGQISKLEGGLNAVDFVAVWRSVASGVDQLLFTGIFASGTKISNGGAERLHGDLSVLFAVFSAWCLRPEGFFPRLTEGLRLLKVDEKQLRDGLFTDKNWLRGYGIRHLTAADTEKIIKNRVYEA, via the exons ATGGAAACGGCAGCTCCACCGCCTCCGCTCCCGCTCTTCCCAGGCATCAACCCTGGGGTCCGGCGCTTCCTCGACGCCCGCTTCCGCTCGGCGGGCGACCTCACCGCGGCCGCCGACGTTGAGGCCGAGATCCGCGGGCGCTGCGCGGAGCTCGAGGCCTCAGTATCCGAACTCTCCGTACGCCTCGAGGAGGCGGCCAACGCGTACTGGTCTTCCCACGAGGCCGCCGGTTCGACCCTCCGTGGCGTCCGCGGCGGCCTCGTTGCTCTCAAAGCCTCCACCTCCGAGCCAG GGGTTGGAGAAGAGGTTGAGGTGGGAACGGAGCAGATGCAGTTTGAGCAACTCCCCGCTCTGACGTCCGAGGTGGCGAGAGTGGAGATGGTCAGAGAGTACGCCG AAACGGCTCTAAAGCTTGACAGTTTGGTGGGTGATATGGAAGATGCCGTTTCTTCTTCTGTGACTGGAAAATTTAAATCTCTTGGAGGAAATTCGGAG AAAACACATCATGTTGCTATTGGATATCTTAAAAGCATAGAAGACCTTTTAGCTTCAGTTACAACAACTAGACCGCAATGGGCTCGCCTTCTATCTGCCGTGGATCACAGAGTGGACCGATCTTTGGCTGTACTAAGACCACAAGCCATTGTTGATCATCGAGCTCTTCTGTCATCCCTTGGCTGGCCTCCTTCACTTACTGGTTCAAGTATTAATTCCGGGAAACAAGCAGAGATCATGAACCCATTGTTTTCAATGACGGGTGACCTGAAAAGCAAGTATTCTGAGAGCTTTCTTTCACTATGCAATTTGCAGGAATTGCAGAAACGCAGAAAAGCTCGACAACTAAAAGGGCATAATGTGGACAATCAACCACGGCAACCATTATGGGTAATTGAAGAGCTAGTAAATCCAATATCAATGGCAGGACAGCGCCATTTCTCTAAATGGGCTGAGAAACCTGAATTCGTTTTTGCTCTTGCTTACAAGATAATCAGAGATTTTGTTGATTCCATGGATGAGATTCTACAACCCCTTGTGGACAAGGCCAAACTTATTGGGTATAGTTGCAGGGAGGAGTGGATATCAGGAATGGTCATTGCATTGTCTACATACTTGATGAAAGAGATATTTCCCAAGCAGATTGAACTTCTTCAGGAAAGTAGCTCAAGTGATGCAGGTAACACACCATATCAGGCTAGAGTCTCATGGCTTAGCCTTGTTGATCTGATGATATCTTTTGACAAGCGAACTCAAGATTTAATCTCAAGTGCCGGGCTGCTACTTACGGTGAAGGATGATGACAATTGGCAGAGGATCTCACTCCTCTCTGTCTTCTGTGATCGGCCAGACTGGCTTGAAGTATGGGCGGAGATTGAGAAACAGGAGATTCTTGATAAGCTGAAATCAGCAATGGAGTTAGAGAAAAATTGGAGTACAAGGATTCAAGGAACAGTGGTTGAATATGATTCAGATAATTACAAGTCTCCAGCAATCACCGTTGCTATTCAACAGGGCTTGTCTTTGCTGATTGATCGTGCTCGTCCTATCCCAAGCATTATACTTAGGGCTGAATTCATTAGGATGTCTACCTTACCCATAATTTCAGAATTCCTTGGATACATGCTTCGGAGGTGTCAAGAAGCAGAGGGGCTAACGGCTCTGGCAGATGATAATGCTCTGCTCAAGGTATCACAATCCATCAATGCAGCTCGATACTTCGAGTCCACATTGGCTGAATGGTGTgaggatgttttctttcttgAGATGGAAAATTTACCTGTAAATGGTGCCGGAGGGTGTATCTTTCAGCAAGAGATAAATCATCTGAAGGAGTTCAGGGTGGAATGGGTTGATAAGATTTCCACTGTCATTTTGAGGGCATTTGATGCTCGTTCTCGGGATTATCTGAAAAATAAGAGGCAATGGCTGGAGAAATCAGAGAGCTCTGCTGTATCCAGAGCCTTCATAGACTCTTTAGACTACATGCAAGGGCAGATATCTAAACTGGAAGGTGGCCTAAATGCTGTGGATTTTGTGGCGGTATGGAGAAGTGTGGCAAGTGGGGTAGACCAGCTCCTTTTCACCGGAATTTTTGCAAGCGGCACAAAGATTAGCAATGGTGGCGCGGAAAGGCTTCATGGTGATCTGAGTGTTCTGTTTGCAGTGTTTTCAGCATGGTGTCTAAGGCCCGAAGGCTTCTTCCCTAGACTGACTGAGGGATTGAGGTTACTAAAGGTCGACGAGAAGCAGCTAAGAGATGGGTTGTTTACAGATAAGAATTGGCTGAGGGGATACGGTATTAGACATCTTACAGCTGCTGACACTGAGAAGATAATAAAAAACCGGGTGTATGAGGCATGA
- the LOC133921232 gene encoding F-box/kelch-repeat protein At1g74510-like, translating to MLEGQSCLISRSLPSSCEQESRLAYMTYHLLKIMSKRLPGTLSIEHDGIASVSALTKRTKLAENQKGEPLDCQGSNDQCYSDSSTLISSIGRDNSINCLARSSRSDYGSIASLNRSFRSLVRSGELYKERRQLGIAEHWVYFSCNVQEWEAYDPYRSRWMTLPRMPHNECFMCSDKESLAVGTELLVFGKEILSHIILSYSILTNSWSRGVEMNAPRCLFGSANFGEKAVIAGGMDADGRVLRSAELYNSETKKWITLPSMNKARRMCSGVFMDGKFYVIGGMASNTEVLTCGEEYDLDKGTWRVIENMSEGLNGASGAPPLVAVVENELYAAQYAGKLVRKYNKKDNTWTTLGELPERPEAVNGWGIAFRGCGERLLVIGGPRVLGGGMIELHSWIPREGPLQWNMIGSKPSGNFVYNCAVMGC from the coding sequence ATGTTGGAGGGTCAATCCTGCCTGATATCAAGGTCGCTGCCGAGCTCCTGCGAGCAGGAATCCAGATTAGCTTACATGACTTACCACCTCCTCAAGATTATGAGTAAACGACTGCCTGGGACCCTGTCTATTGAGCACGACGGAATCGCTTCAGTGTCAGCATTGACAAAACGGACCAAGTTAGCTGAGAACCAGAAGGGTGAGCCACTGGATTGTCAAGGCAGTAATGATCAGTGCTATTCAGATTCAAGCACCCTGATAAGTTCCATTGGCCGGGACAACTCAATCAATTGCCTTGCCCGTTCCTCTCGTTCTGACTATGGTTCTATCGCATCACTCAACCGGAGCTTCCGATCGCTTGTCCGCAGTGGTGAGCTGTACAAGGAACGTCGACAGCTGGGGATTGCAGAACACTGGGTCTACTTCTCCTGCAATGTGCAGGAGTGGGAGGCGTATGACCCCTACCGTTCACGGTGGATGACGCTTCCAAGGATGCCCCATAATGAATGTTTCATGTGCTCTGACAAGGAGTCACTCGCTGTGGGCACTGAACTTCTGGTGTTTGGAAAGGAGATTCTTTCACATATTATTCTGAGCTATAGCATTCTGACAAACTCATGGTCGCGGGGTGTTGAAATGAATGCCCCTAGATGTTTGTTTGGATCAGCTAATTTTGGAGAGAAAGCAGTTATAGCTGGTGGCATGGATGCTGATGGACGGGTGCTTCGCTCTGCTGAGCTTTATAACTCAGAAACTAAGAAATGGATAACACTTCCAAGCATGAATAAAGCTAGGCGAATGTGTTCTGGTGTCTTTATGGATGGCAAGTTTTATGTTATTGGGGGAATGGCCAGTAACACAGAGGTGCTTACTTGTGGAGAAGAGTATGATTTAGATAAAGGTACCTGGCGGGTGATAGAGAACATGTCCGAGGGGCTcaatggtgcaagtggtgctccTCCACTTGTCGCTGTAGTCGAAAATGAGTTATATGCAGCGCAATATGCAGGAAAGTTAGTAAGAAAGTACAATAAAAAGGATAACACATGGACAACATTGGGAGAGTTGCCAGAGCGGCCGGAAGCTGTGAATGGCTGGGGTATTGCATTCCGGGGTTGTGGAGAGCGGCTTTTGGTTATCGGTGGACCAAGAGTGTTGGGTGGTGGGATGATTGAGCTCCATTCTTGGATCCCAAGGGAGGGACCATTGCAGTGGAACATGATCGGAAGCAAACCTTCTGGTAACTTTGTTTATAACTGTGCTGTCATGGGGTGCTGA
- the LOC133920371 gene encoding transcription factor ILI5-like has product MSSRRSSRGNISDEEINELISKLQALLPSSRRRGSGQASTTKLLKETCSYIKSLHREVDDLSDRLSDLLSTMDHSSPSAEIIRSILRS; this is encoded by the exons ATGTCCAGCCGAAGGTCGTCGCGTGGCAACATCTCCGACGAGGAGATCAACGAGCTCATCTCCAAACTCCAGGCCCTGCTCCCCAGCTCTCGCCGCCGTGGCTCCGGCCAG GCGTCGACGACGAAGCTGCTGAAGGAGACGTGCAGCTACATCAAGAGCCTACACCGGGAGGTAGACGACCTCAGCGACCGGCTGTCGGACCTCTTGTCCACCATGGATCACAGCAGCCCCAGCGCGGAGATCATCCGCAGCATCCTCCGTTCCTGA